In the Acidaminococcales bacterium genome, GCACTTTTCCGCGGCCGAAGCGCGTTGGCGCCGCCCGGCGGGGCCACGAGCGTTTCAGGCAGCGCCAATACGCCCTAATTTTGCTCGGCGGGCGCCTCGTTTTCCGCTTCTTTGCGTTTGGCTTTTATGTCCGCCCAAGCATCGCGCGCCAGTTCGGAAATGCGTTTTTCCGATTTTGCCTGGGGGTTGGCGATAATCCGGCTGAAATTGGCCGCTGCCTGATCTAATTTGCCTGTGCGAAATTGCAGTTGGGCAATGAGGTAGTCCATGGTCAGCTCATTCATGTTGCCAATGGGAAAACCTTCTTTGAAACTGGCCTTTTCATAATACTCCAGCGCTTTCTCCAGCGCCATCATTTCCAGCGATTCATCGGCCGCTTCGCGGTAAAGCCAGGCCAAACGCAAATAAAGGCTGGCCAGGCGGCTGTTTTTCGCATCGATCAAATCCGAATAAAAGATCGCCAGTTTGTAGAGGATTATGGCCTGTTCGCGCGAACGGACGCCGGGGAGATCCATGCTGACCTGGCAGCCTTCCAAAAAATCCCGCAATACTTGCACCGATCTTTCCGGAATATCGGAAAAGTGGCTTTCCAAAGCGGCATAGCCGCAATGCGGGCAAAACCAGACGGAATAATAAAGCGGATTTATTTGTTCGTAGACTATGTTAAAATCCGTGTCCTGCCTTACCATGCGCAATTTGGAACGCGTCTTGGTAGCGGGGAAAACCCCGTCGCATAAAGGGCAGCTTTTTTCCACAACGTATGTTGGGTCAAGGGAACTTGCCAATAAAATCACCTGCCTTGCCAAAATGGCAAAATTAAACTCGCCGACAACTTACCAGGCACTATCATAGCACATTCCGGGAATGTTTTCATCTATGCCTTTTACGCGGACGCGCTCGCCCAATGTTACCAATTCCCGCCCGCGCTGCGCCGCGCGCTCGTCCAACCGTCCGGGCGGCAGCCGCCAGCCCCAGTTGCCCAAGGCGACGCCCGGCGTGTTCATCCGGGCGCTGCCGGGAAGCGCCAGCAAGTCCTGCAAGGGCGCAATGACCCAGATATGATCGGATGTATAGACAAATTTCAAAAATTGGTCGGCCGTTTCTTCCTTCGGAAGCATGGCGGGAATGCCCGCCAGTTCCGCCATGCGGACAAAGGCCGGATCGCTGCGGTTGTTTTCCGCCCAGCCGAGGAGCGTGTCATTGTCATGGGTCCCGGTATAGAGTATTTTGGTTATGTCGCTTGAAACGCCAAATTGCAGGACGTCCGTGCCGGGCAAGGCAAAGCGGTCGCGCAGCCGGTGCACGGAGGGGGTTATGTCGCCTAAGTCTTCCACGATAAAAGGCAGGCCGCCGAAGTGTTTTTGCAAAGAGAGCAGAAAATCTTCCCCCGGTCCGGCGCGCCATTGCCCCGGCGCGGCGGTCGCGCTCCCGCGCGGTACGCGCCAATAGCTGTCCAGCGCCCGGAAATGGTCGAGGCGCAGAAGGTTGCAGGCTTTCAGGCCATGTTCCAAGCGTTTTTTCCACCAGCCATAACCATCTCCCTTTAAAGCCGCCCAGTTATAAAGCGGATTGCCCCAAAGCTGGCCGGTTTCGGAAAAATAATCCGGCGGCACGCCGGCAACCGCCGCCGGCGCGCCGTCCTCCTCCAGTTCAAAGAACTGCCGGTTGCTCCACACGTCGGCGCTCTCGCCCGAAAGGTAGATAGGAATGTCGCCGATGACAATAAGGCCTTTTTGATTGGCTTTTTCCTTTAAGAGCGCCCATTGCCGCCAAAATTCGTATTGCAAAAACAACTGGTAGCCTATTTCGCCCGCCAGCCGCTCGCCGAAAGCCGCCAGTTCGTCCGGGTCGCGCCGGAAGAGTTTTTGCGGCCAGCCGTTCCAGTGCGCGCCGCCGAAATTACCTTGCAAAGCCTTGTACAAAGCGTAATCGTCCGCCCAGAAAGCGTTTTCCCGATGAAAGCGCTCAAACTCCGCCCCCGGCGCAAACTGTTTGTACGCCCGGCGGAAGATTTTTTCTTTGCGCTCTTTTACCTGCGAAAAATCCACCCGATCGGTTTCTGACGCCCCGGCCTTGGCGGCGGCAATGTCCTCTTTGGCGATATAGCCTTCCGCCAGCAGCAGCTCGGGAGAAATCAAAAGCGTATTGCCGGCGAAAGCGGAATCGCCGGCATAAGGCGAACCGGCATAGTCAATGGTGTTCAGCGGCAGCAGCTGCCAAATCTGGTGTCCGGAGGAAACGGCAAAATCAATAAATTCATAAGCGCCCGGGCCGAAATCCCCTATGCCGAAATCGGAAGGAAGGCTTGACGGGTGCAGCAGCAGCCCCGCTTTTCGCGTCCGGTCAGGGTAAATCACCCCGCCGCGCAGGACGCGCCCCATCCCACCGTCGACCGGCATGGAGACGCGCCCGGCGCGCGGGGAAAACACTTCGCCGCTCAATACGTCCACAAGGGCGCTGTCGCCGTCCATGCTGAAGGTCTTGCGCTGCCGGCCGCGGTTTAAAACGACGGTCGCTTCTTCCGCCGCCAGCAACCGTTTATAAGAGAGTATGTCAGGTTCCGTTTGCAGCGGCAGCCAGGCGCCGCGCCGCAATGCCGGGTACCTGCGCCGCAGCCGGGACAGCCGCCAGTAATATTTGTAAACATCCGGGTCTTCTTTCCCCCACGGATAGGTGGCGCGGTTGAAGGGATCGCTAAACCCTTCCGCCCCCGCCTCGTCGCCGTAATAAACGGATGGCAGGCCGCAAAAGGTCATCTGCCAGACGACGGCCAGCCACAAAAGGCGCAGAGCGTCGCAGCGCTCCCGGCCGGAGAGATAAAATCCGCGTTTTTGCGTGTCGGTAAAGTTGTCGCCGGGAACGCCGGAGAGTTCGGTGAAAATGCGCGCGGTGTCATGCGTGCCCAGAAGGTTCATCAAAAGGCCAAAATTTTCCGCGGGGTAATTTTCGTAAAGGCTGTAAAGGCGCGCCATAACTTCCCGGGAGCTCCGGCGCGCCAGAAGAAAGTCAAGCACGCAGTCGCGGAAAGGATAGTTCATCACCGAGTCAAGCTGGTTGCCCAAAAAATAACAGCGCAATTCGTTGTAGGCGACCTTGCGGGAGGCGTCTTCCCATACTTCGCCCAAGAGGAAACATTCCGGATCCTCAAGTTTTATGCGCCATCTTAACAACTTGATGAACTCCGTAGGCAATTCGTCCGCCACGTCAAGGCGCCAGCCGCTTGCCCCGGCTTGCAGCCAGCGGCAGGCAACGCTCCTTTTTGCTTCAACTATGTAATAAAGGTAATCAGGGTTGAGCTCGTCGACGTTGGGCAGGTTGCCGATGCCCCACCAGCTTTCATATTCATGGGGATAATTCTTAAAACGGTACCAACTGTAAAAAGGGGAATCTTTTGATTGCCATGCCCCGACGCTTTTGAAGGTGCCTTCCTTGTTGAAGTACCGGCTGTCGCTTCCCGTGTGGCTGAACACGCCGTCCAGGATTACCCTGATCCCGCGCTCCTTCGCTTCGTGGCACAATCTTTTAAAAGCGTCCAGATCGCCTAAAACCGGATCGACCTTTTCATAGTCGCCCGTATCGAAACGATGGTTGCTGACCGAAAGAAAAATAGGGTTAAGATAAATGAGCGTTACGCCGAAATCTTCCAAGTAATCAAGTTTGGCGGTTATGCCGTCAAGGTTGCCGCCGAAAAAATCATAGGCCATTATTTCGCCGGTTGCGCGGTCGCGCGCGTACAGCGGACGCCTGTGCCAGTCGTCGTGGATAAGCGAATCGGGCTTTTTGGCCAAAGGCGCGGGAAAAGGGTTGAAAAAACGATCGGGGAATATCTGGTAAATCATCCCGCCGTAAAGCCAGCCCGGCATTTTTTGGGCGTCATAGACGGTTATTTGGTAAGAAACCGGATCGCTGTCGTAAATCTTGCCCCGCCCGCCCAATTGTTCGGGGTTGTTGCCGTAATAAAGCGTGCGCCCCGGCAGCTTTACGATGAAATAATACCAGGCCAGGCAGGGTTTGTCCGGCAAAGTAATTTCAACTCGCCAAACGCTTTTTTCGGCGGGCGCTTTTTTCCGGGCCATGGGATAAATATACTCGCCGTCGCGCCAAAGCCTAAGCAGCACTTCCGACGGTTCCTGCCCGACGGTTTCCAGGGCGAGGCGCAAGGCGCCCTTTATAGGGCGCGCGCCGAAAGGATCGCGGTAAAGAAGGTTTTGCGAATCGTGCAGAAGTGAAATCACCTGATACTCTCCTATTTATCGATGCGCGTTATGCTTTGGGCGCGCCATATATCGCGGGCGTATTCCTGGACGGTGCGGTCGGAGGAGAAAAAGCCGGACTTGGCGATGTTTACCGTTGACATTTCCAGCCATTTCGGGCGGTCCTGATAAAGCTCGCCGACTTTTATCTGCGCCTGGCGGTAGGACTCAAAATCTTTCATTACGTAAAATTCGTCATTGCCGGCATAAATATAGTTTTTAATCGACATGAGGCTTTGCTGATCGATCGGCAAGGCCCCGCCGAACAGTTTGTCCATGGTGTCGGCCAGCCGCGGGTCGTCCGCTATGGTGTTATAGGCGGAATAAGTATTGTTTTGGTTAAGTTCCAACACCTCGTCCGCCCGGAGGCCGAACAGCACGAAATTGTCTTCACCTACTTTCTCCCTTATCTCGACGTTGGCGCCGTCGAGAGTGCCGATGGTTACGGCGCCGTTCATCATCATCTTCATGTTGCCAGTGCCGGAGGCTTCTTTGCTGGCGGTGGATATCTGCTCGCTCACTTCCGCCGCCGGCACGATTATCTGCGCCAGGCTGACGTTGTAGTTTTCAAGGAATATGACCCGAAGGCGCCTGTCAATGGCCGCGTCATTGTTAATCGTTTCCGCCAGGGTGTTTATCAGCTTTATGATCGCTTTGGCCAGATAATAACTGGGCGCGGCCTTGCCGGCAAAAATAAAGGTGCGCGGCGGCGCGGGGGGGGCGGCGCCGGCTTTCATCGCGTTATAGAGCGCGAAAATGTGCAGGGCGTTCAACAGTTGCCTTTTGTAGGCGTGTATGCGTTTTATCTGCACGTCGAAAATTGATTTTGTGTCTACCGGCACGGCTAATTTGTTCATAATGTATTTAGCCAATATTTCTTTGCGCGCCTGTTTGACTTGCGCGAGTTCTTCCAGGAATTCCTCGTCCTTGGCGTAGCGCATCAGGTGAGCCAGATCGTCAGGATGCTTTATCCAGCCGTTGCCGATTCTTCCTGAAATCAGGTCGGTAAGTTCGGGATTGGAGTTGTAAAGCCAACGCCGGTGGGCAATGCCGTTGGTCTTGTTGTTGAATTTTTGCGGCTCGTATTGATAAAAATTGCGCAAAACATCCTTTTTCAATATTTCGGTATGGATATAAGCCACGCCGTTCACGCTGTAGCTGCCGAACACGGCCAGGTTGGCCATAAATACTTGCCCGTCATGCACGACCGCCATGGAATTTATTTTGTCCCATTCGCCGGGATAGGCCGCCTCCAGTTTTATCCTGGCGCGCCGGTCTATTTCCTCTATTATCATGTAAACCCTGGGCATGAGTTCCTTGACTATGTCGACCGGCCATTTTTCCAGCGCCTCCGGCATAATGGTATGGTTTGTGTATGATACTACCCTGGTAACGATGTCCCAGGCGGCATCCCAGCCCAGGCCTTCCTCGTCCAGCAGCAGCCGCATCAATTCCGGCACAACCAGCGCCGGGTGGGTATCGTTTATGTGAACGGCTATGTAATTCGGCAGATCTTCCAGCGCCAGCTCGTACTTTTTCTTGTAGAACCGCAATATGCTTTGGATGCCGGCGGAAACCATGAAATACTGCTGTTTCAAGCGGAAGCGTTTGCCCTGATAGTTGGAATCGTCAGGATACAGCACCTCGCTCAAAGACTCCACGGCGTATTTGTATTCCACCGCTTTCTTGTATTCCTGCCGGTTGCTCAGCAGTATTTCCTCGGCCGCCGGCATTACCTCCGCGCTCCAAAGGCGCAGGGTATTGACGATGTTGTTGTCGTAACCGACGATCGGCATGTCATAAGGGACGGCCAGCACCGCCTCATAGTCCGTATGGATGAATTTGAGGCTGCCGCCTTCCTGCTGCATTTGCACCGCGCCGCCGAAACGCACTTCCATCGCCTTGTCGCGTTTCGGCCATTGCCAGGCGCTGTAGTTTGATATCCAGCGGTCGGG is a window encoding:
- a CDS encoding glycogen/starch/alpha-glucan phosphorylase → MLTEEKFKTRFMEKYATCFQTLHGKPISEGSLDQQYEALVETLREEIASNWVKTNAEYQARKVKQVYYFCIEYLPGRLLDNYLSNLEIKDPVKRGLAELGISLDDLEAQEKDVALGSGGLGRLASCLLDSLASTAIPGHGCGISYKYGLFQQKIVDGNQIEFPDRWISNYSAWQWPKRDKAMEVRFGGAVQMQQEGGSLKFIHTDYEAVLAVPYDMPIVGYDNNIVNTLRLWSAEVMPAAEEILLSNRQEYKKAVEYKYAVESLSEVLYPDDSNYQGKRFRLKQQYFMVSAGIQSILRFYKKKYELALEDLPNYIAVHINDTHPALVVPELMRLLLDEEGLGWDAAWDIVTRVVSYTNHTIMPEALEKWPVDIVKELMPRVYMIIEEIDRRARIKLEAAYPGEWDKINSMAVVHDGQVFMANLAVFGSYSVNGVAYIHTEILKKDVLRNFYQYEPQKFNNKTNGIAHRRWLYNSNPELTDLISGRIGNGWIKHPDDLAHLMRYAKDEEFLEELAQVKQARKEILAKYIMNKLAVPVDTKSIFDVQIKRIHAYKRQLLNALHIFALYNAMKAGAAPPAPPRTFIFAGKAAPSYYLAKAIIKLINTLAETINNDAAIDRRLRVIFLENYNVSLAQIIVPAAEVSEQISTASKEASGTGNMKMMMNGAVTIGTLDGANVEIREKVGEDNFVLFGLRADEVLELNQNNTYSAYNTIADDPRLADTMDKLFGGALPIDQQSLMSIKNYIYAGNDEFYVMKDFESYRQAQIKVGELYQDRPKWLEMSTVNIAKSGFFSSDRTVQEYARDIWRAQSITRIDK
- the malQ gene encoding 4-alpha-glucanotransferase, translated to MISLLHDSQNLLYRDPFGARPIKGALRLALETVGQEPSEVLLRLWRDGEYIYPMARKKAPAEKSVWRVEITLPDKPCLAWYYFIVKLPGRTLYYGNNPEQLGGRGKIYDSDPVSYQITVYDAQKMPGWLYGGMIYQIFPDRFFNPFPAPLAKKPDSLIHDDWHRRPLYARDRATGEIMAYDFFGGNLDGITAKLDYLEDFGVTLIYLNPIFLSVSNHRFDTGDYEKVDPVLGDLDAFKRLCHEAKERGIRVILDGVFSHTGSDSRYFNKEGTFKSVGAWQSKDSPFYSWYRFKNYPHEYESWWGIGNLPNVDELNPDYLYYIVEAKRSVACRWLQAGASGWRLDVADELPTEFIKLLRWRIKLEDPECFLLGEVWEDASRKVAYNELRCYFLGNQLDSVMNYPFRDCVLDFLLARRSSREVMARLYSLYENYPAENFGLLMNLLGTHDTARIFTELSGVPGDNFTDTQKRGFYLSGRERCDALRLLWLAVVWQMTFCGLPSVYYGDEAGAEGFSDPFNRATYPWGKEDPDVYKYYWRLSRLRRRYPALRRGAWLPLQTEPDILSYKRLLAAEEATVVLNRGRQRKTFSMDGDSALVDVLSGEVFSPRAGRVSMPVDGGMGRVLRGGVIYPDRTRKAGLLLHPSSLPSDFGIGDFGPGAYEFIDFAVSSGHQIWQLLPLNTIDYAGSPYAGDSAFAGNTLLISPELLLAEGYIAKEDIAAAKAGASETDRVDFSQVKERKEKIFRRAYKQFAPGAEFERFHRENAFWADDYALYKALQGNFGGAHWNGWPQKLFRRDPDELAAFGERLAGEIGYQLFLQYEFWRQWALLKEKANQKGLIVIGDIPIYLSGESADVWSNRQFFELEEDGAPAAVAGVPPDYFSETGQLWGNPLYNWAALKGDGYGWWKKRLEHGLKACNLLRLDHFRALDSYWRVPRGSATAAPGQWRAGPGEDFLLSLQKHFGGLPFIVEDLGDITPSVHRLRDRFALPGTDVLQFGVSSDITKILYTGTHDNDTLLGWAENNRSDPAFVRMAELAGIPAMLPKEETADQFLKFVYTSDHIWVIAPLQDLLALPGSARMNTPGVALGNWGWRLPPGRLDERAAQRGRELVTLGERVRVKGIDENIPGMCYDSAW
- a CDS encoding DUF2225 domain-containing protein; translation: MASSLDPTYVVEKSCPLCDGVFPATKTRSKLRMVRQDTDFNIVYEQINPLYYSVWFCPHCGYAALESHFSDIPERSVQVLRDFLEGCQVSMDLPGVRSREQAIILYKLAIFYSDLIDAKNSRLASLYLRLAWLYREAADESLEMMALEKALEYYEKASFKEGFPIGNMNELTMDYLIAQLQFRTGKLDQAAANFSRIIANPQAKSEKRISELARDAWADIKAKRKEAENEAPAEQN